One genomic segment of Flagellimonas marinaquae includes these proteins:
- a CDS encoding inorganic diphosphatase: MSKKPRITFDVLVEIPKGSRNKYEYDFTLNKIRFDRTLFSSMMYPGDYGFIPETLALDGDPLDVLVLCTEPTYPMVVVEVKPVGVFHMTDEKGPDEKIICVPVSDPIWSKRDDISELNPHRLKEIEHFFQVYKDLEEKKVDTGGWGDVNEAVKIYHECVQRYEESDHKKRRAYTI, from the coding sequence ATGTCTAAAAAACCACGTATTACCTTTGATGTACTGGTAGAAATTCCCAAAGGTAGCAGAAACAAGTACGAATACGACTTTACCTTGAACAAGATTCGGTTTGACCGAACCTTATTTTCTTCGATGATGTATCCCGGTGATTACGGATTTATTCCCGAAACCTTGGCCCTGGATGGAGACCCTTTGGATGTATTGGTACTTTGTACCGAACCCACCTACCCCATGGTAGTGGTAGAAGTTAAGCCGGTAGGTGTATTCCACATGACCGATGAAAAAGGTCCCGATGAAAAAATAATTTGTGTTCCAGTATCCGACCCAATTTGGAGCAAAAGAGACGATATCAGTGAATTGAACCCTCACAGATTAAAAGAAATCGAGCACTTTTTCCAGGTATATAAAGATTTGGAAGAGAAAAAAGTAGATACCGGGGGTTGGGGAGATGTCAACGAAGCGGTCAAAATCTATCATGAGTGCGTGCAGCGCTATGAAGAAAGTGATCATAAAAAGAGACGGGCCTATACTATATAG
- a CDS encoding electron transfer flavoprotein subunit beta/FixA family protein has translation MKILVCISNVPDTTSKINFTEGDTKFDTNGVQFVINPNDEFGLTRAMWFKEKQGATVHVVNVGEAQTEPTIRKALAIGADEAIRINAEPTDGFFVAQQLAEVVKNGSYDLVIAGRESIDYNGGMVPGILATLLDMNFVNTCIGLEIDGNNATAVREIDGGKEKISTSLPLVIAGQKGLVEESDLRIPNMRGIMMARKKTLNVVEPIDAAQHTQDQKFEKPAAKGPVKLVDAENIGELVELLHNEAKVI, from the coding sequence ATGAAGATTTTAGTTTGCATAAGCAACGTGCCGGATACCACTTCCAAAATCAATTTTACGGAAGGCGATACCAAGTTTGATACAAACGGGGTTCAATTTGTTATTAATCCTAATGATGAGTTTGGATTGACCCGAGCCATGTGGTTCAAGGAAAAACAAGGTGCCACCGTACATGTGGTGAATGTAGGTGAAGCTCAAACCGAGCCTACCATTCGTAAGGCCTTGGCCATTGGCGCCGATGAGGCGATTAGAATAAATGCAGAACCAACAGACGGCTTTTTTGTGGCCCAACAGTTGGCCGAAGTGGTTAAAAATGGTTCGTACGACCTTGTTATTGCCGGTAGAGAATCTATCGACTACAACGGTGGTATGGTACCTGGTATCCTCGCCACACTATTGGACATGAACTTCGTTAACACGTGTATAGGCCTAGAAATTGACGGAAACAATGCCACAGCAGTTCGCGAAATCGATGGTGGTAAAGAAAAAATAAGCACCAGTCTTCCGTTGGTCATCGCAGGGCAAAAAGGTTTGGTAGAGGAAAGTGACCTTCGCATTCCCAATATGAGAGGTATTATGATGGCCCGTAAAAAAACTTTGAACGTAGTAGAACCTATTGATGCCGCACAGCACACACAAGATCAAAAGTTTGAAAAACCAGCAGCCAAGGGACCTGTAAAATTGGTAGATGCCGAAAATATCGGCGAATTGGTCGAGCTACTGCACAACGAAGCAAAAGTTATCTAA
- a CDS encoding DUF5686 family protein — protein sequence MKRYFSYFLLLFCFGASAQSKIEGVVTDEEGMPIAFANIIFVDSSEGTITNDNGRFYLESDETHEAIKVSFIGYETVEIPLGQKVSYGMEIVLRESAEQLQEVVIYTGKQSKKNNPAIDILRKIWSKKRENGVRKFEQYQYDKYEKIEFDLNTIDSALIKSKLFKGLEFMFEDLDTSRITGKTYLPMFLNESFSKVYGDNAMEREKEDVLGNKNSGFSGNQAITAFVEDLYSDYDIYDNYLKFFDKSFTSPLSKTGIDVYNYVLSDSTYIDNKWCYNIIYYPRRKNELTFKGDFWVNDTTFAIKKINMQVTKSANINWVKEIYIEQEFDVVNDSVFLLKRDYMLSDFSFSKKEESRGVYGKRTTVFDNYTFNNPRPEEFYKAVADPYDPRVFSQDSIFWKNARLESLNEDESGIFKLLDTLKTVPKFRTYYDIVSILGSGYVEIDKWNLDIGDIYSTFGYNDAEGIRLRAGARTYFGQNDLWRLEGYMAYGFNDKKVKHGFSGKFLLDRKNRLIISGGNRRDIEQLGLSLTSTNDVMGRSIASSSLVTVGSNDRLTNINLSTLNVEMEPVKNFRINVGGSFRTLSSALPDAFSLDYVDAGSPSGIASEIKQFDLNTTLIYTPGKRTIGYGVERSNINDDYSTFILQYTKGVDGFLESDFDYEKIQFSYRQPWQLGGFGRLTSSVELGKTFGMVPLGLLSVVPGNQTLFSLYNVFPNLDFYEFVTDTYATVHLEHNFNGRIFSRIPLLRKLNLREIIGVRGAWGQLSDENIALSAPTNIPLMAPEDQIYWEYSLGVGNIFKILRIDFNFRGNYLENPDARAFGITGTFGFNF from the coding sequence ATGAAAAGATACTTTTCCTATTTTTTACTTCTTTTTTGTTTTGGTGCATCCGCACAGTCCAAAATTGAAGGTGTGGTAACCGATGAAGAAGGGATGCCCATTGCCTTTGCAAACATAATTTTTGTGGATTCATCAGAAGGAACCATTACCAACGATAATGGTCGTTTTTATTTGGAATCCGATGAAACGCACGAGGCTATAAAAGTATCGTTTATCGGTTACGAGACCGTAGAGATTCCCTTGGGGCAAAAGGTGAGTTATGGTATGGAAATCGTTTTAAGGGAATCGGCGGAGCAACTTCAGGAAGTGGTTATTTATACAGGGAAGCAATCCAAAAAAAATAATCCTGCCATCGATATTTTGCGAAAAATTTGGTCCAAAAAGCGCGAAAATGGCGTCCGTAAATTTGAACAATATCAATACGATAAATACGAAAAAATCGAGTTTGATCTTAATACCATCGATAGTGCTTTGATCAAAAGCAAACTTTTTAAAGGATTGGAATTTATGTTCGAGGATTTGGATACTTCTCGAATTACGGGCAAAACCTATTTGCCCATGTTCCTGAACGAAAGTTTTTCCAAGGTTTATGGAGATAATGCGATGGAAAGGGAAAAGGAAGATGTACTTGGAAACAAAAATTCAGGATTTAGTGGGAACCAGGCTATTACAGCATTTGTGGAAGATCTTTATTCCGACTACGACATCTACGATAATTACCTTAAATTTTTCGATAAAAGCTTTACAAGTCCTTTATCCAAAACTGGGATAGATGTGTATAATTACGTGCTTTCGGACAGTACCTATATCGACAACAAATGGTGCTACAACATAATTTATTATCCAAGAAGAAAGAACGAGCTTACATTTAAAGGGGACTTTTGGGTAAACGACACCACCTTCGCCATAAAAAAGATTAATATGCAGGTCACCAAAAGTGCCAATATTAACTGGGTAAAGGAAATTTATATTGAGCAGGAGTTCGATGTGGTCAATGATTCTGTCTTTTTGTTGAAGCGTGACTATATGCTAAGTGATTTTAGTTTCTCCAAAAAAGAGGAATCCAGAGGTGTGTACGGAAAGCGTACCACCGTTTTTGATAATTACACGTTTAATAATCCTAGACCTGAGGAATTTTACAAAGCAGTTGCCGACCCTTACGATCCAAGGGTTTTCTCTCAGGACAGTATCTTTTGGAAAAACGCCCGTTTGGAAAGTTTGAACGAGGATGAATCGGGCATTTTTAAGTTACTGGATACTTTAAAGACCGTTCCAAAGTTCCGTACCTATTACGACATTGTAAGTATTTTAGGTTCTGGATATGTCGAAATAGATAAGTGGAACCTCGACATCGGAGATATATATTCCACATTTGGTTATAACGATGCGGAAGGAATCCGTTTGCGCGCAGGAGCCAGGACATATTTTGGTCAGAACGATCTATGGCGATTGGAGGGCTATATGGCCTATGGTTTTAATGATAAAAAGGTAAAACATGGATTCTCGGGTAAATTTTTGCTCGATCGTAAAAATAGATTGATCATATCGGGAGGAAATCGACGCGATATAGAACAATTGGGATTGAGCCTTACCAGTACCAACGATGTGATGGGAAGGAGCATTGCATCTTCTTCTTTGGTGACTGTTGGCTCCAACGATCGTTTGACCAATATTAACCTTTCAACGCTGAACGTGGAAATGGAACCGGTCAAAAATTTTAGGATAAATGTGGGAGGGTCGTTCCGTACCTTAAGCTCCGCATTGCCCGATGCCTTTAGTTTGGACTACGTGGATGCAGGTTCCCCTTCAGGTATTGCGTCGGAAATAAAACAGTTCGATCTGAACACCACACTGATCTATACTCCGGGCAAGCGCACCATTGGTTACGGCGTTGAACGCTCCAATATTAATGATGACTACAGCACATTTATATTGCAGTACACCAAAGGTGTGGATGGCTTTTTGGAAAGTGATTTTGATTATGAAAAAATTCAATTCTCCTATAGACAACCATGGCAATTGGGAGGATTTGGTAGGTTGACGAGTAGTGTGGAACTTGGAAAAACATTTGGAATGGTGCCATTAGGTTTGCTGAGTGTGGTTCCGGGCAACCAAACATTGTTTTCTTTATACAATGTTTTTCCCAATCTGGATTTTTATGAGTTTGTTACGGATACCTATGCCACCGTACATTTGGAACATAATTTTAATGGTCGGATTTTTTCGCGGATTCCGTTGTTGCGAAAACTGAATCTAAGGGAAATTATTGGCGTTCGAGGAGCGTGGGGTCAGTTGTCCGATGAAAATATAGCTCTGAGCGCCCCTACAAATATTCCGCTTATGGCCCCCGAAGATCAAATCTATTGGGAATACTCACTCGGTGTGGGCAACATTTTCAAAATATTGCGGATCGACTTTAATTTTCGTGGAAACTATCTCGAAAATCCAGATGCCAGAGCGTTTGGGATAACAGGAACCTTCGGATTTAATTTTTAA
- a CDS encoding NupC/NupG family nucleoside CNT transporter: MAKRTQSLLILLLVCSVAFGQSSIPADSLNIAIGSTITENIAQEQASDIIPNQGFSLSTLLRGALGMAVLILISFLFSSNRKAINWKTVGIGLSLQVLIAIGVLKVPFVQYIFEKVGGVFVSILEFTRAGSQFLFEGLVVDMDTFGYIFAFQVLPTIIFFSALTSVLYYLGVIQVVVKWMAWLLSKSLGISGAESLSVAGNIFLGQTEAPLLIKAYLEKMNKSEILLVMIGGMATVAGAVLAAYIGFLGGDDPELRLVFAKHLLAASVMAAPGAIVISKILYPQTEEVNTDVKVSAKKIGANFLDAIANGTTEGLKLALNVGAMLLVFVAFIAMINGILGWIGDLTTLNHWISTNSPYENFSLEAILGTIFAPLMWLIGVANEDIMLMGQLLGIKLAASEFVGYIQLADLKNVASGVHFTYNKSVIMATYMLCGFANFASIGIQIGGIGSLAPGQRKVLSSFGMKAVLGGSLASLLSATIAGMILG, translated from the coding sequence ATGGCGAAAAGGACCCAAAGTTTACTCATACTTTTACTCGTTTGTTCGGTCGCTTTCGGCCAAAGTTCCATCCCCGCAGATTCACTAAATATTGCGATTGGATCAACCATTACGGAAAATATCGCTCAAGAACAAGCTTCTGATATAATCCCTAACCAGGGTTTTTCACTTTCCACCCTACTACGTGGAGCCTTGGGCATGGCAGTACTGATCTTAATATCTTTTTTGTTCAGTTCGAACAGAAAAGCTATCAATTGGAAAACCGTGGGCATTGGACTTTCACTACAAGTACTGATCGCCATCGGTGTGCTTAAAGTACCATTTGTACAATATATTTTTGAAAAAGTGGGCGGTGTTTTTGTGAGCATTTTAGAATTTACAAGGGCAGGTAGCCAATTTTTATTTGAAGGTCTTGTTGTGGATATGGATACTTTCGGGTACATCTTTGCATTCCAAGTATTGCCGACCATTATTTTCTTTTCGGCACTCACATCGGTGCTATACTATTTAGGGGTTATCCAGGTTGTTGTTAAGTGGATGGCATGGTTGCTTTCCAAATCTCTTGGCATATCCGGAGCGGAGAGCCTTTCTGTGGCCGGCAACATTTTTTTGGGCCAAACAGAAGCTCCTTTGTTGATCAAAGCCTATTTGGAAAAAATGAACAAGTCCGAAATCCTGTTGGTTATGATCGGTGGTATGGCGACGGTAGCTGGTGCTGTATTGGCGGCATACATCGGCTTTTTGGGAGGCGATGATCCCGAACTACGTTTGGTTTTTGCAAAACACCTATTGGCGGCATCGGTAATGGCCGCCCCGGGAGCAATTGTTATTTCAAAAATATTGTACCCACAAACAGAGGAAGTCAACACCGATGTTAAGGTATCGGCAAAAAAAATAGGGGCCAATTTTTTGGATGCCATTGCCAACGGAACCACAGAAGGATTAAAATTGGCCTTGAACGTTGGTGCCATGTTATTGGTTTTTGTTGCCTTTATTGCCATGATCAATGGTATTTTGGGATGGATCGGTGACTTGACCACCCTGAACCATTGGATATCTACGAACTCTCCCTACGAAAATTTCTCCCTCGAAGCTATCCTTGGAACCATTTTTGCCCCGCTCATGTGGTTAATTGGTGTCGCCAATGAGGACATAATGCTCATGGGACAATTGCTAGGGATAAAATTGGCCGCAAGCGAGTTTGTCGGCTATATTCAATTGGCAGACCTTAAAAATGTAGCCAGCGGCGTTCACTTTACCTATAACAAATCGGTGATCATGGCTACCTACATGCTCTGTGGTTTCGCCAATTTTGCCTCCATCGGTATTCAAATTGGAGGTATCGGGTCTTTGGCACCGGGCCAACGCAAGGTACTCTCCTCATTTGGCATGAAGGCTGTTTTGGGAGGTTCACTAGCTTCCTTGTTATCTGCCACCATTGCTGGGATGATTTTAGGGTAA
- a CDS encoding electron transfer flavoprotein subunit alpha/FixB family protein, which yields MSVLVYTESLKGKFKKNAFEVASYAHKVAQDLGTTVTAVSFNAEEDASLGNYGVSKVLKISDESLSTFNAKAYAEVLAQAAKAEDAKVIILSSSADTKFLAPILTAKLSAGYVPNVVAAPESTSPFVVKRTAFSNKGFAMTEISAETKIIGVSSNAFGIVENNVPVSVEEFSANLGDGSFNVKSVEVDRVVGKATIADADIVVSGGRGLKGPENWGMVEELADVLGAATACSKPVSDMGWRPHSEHVGQTGKPVASNLYIAIGISGAIQHLAGINASKVKVVINNDPEAPFFKAADYGVVGDAFEVVPQLIEKLKEFKAQNA from the coding sequence ATGTCAGTACTAGTATATACAGAATCCCTAAAGGGAAAATTCAAAAAAAATGCCTTTGAAGTGGCCTCTTACGCACATAAAGTGGCCCAAGATCTAGGCACAACAGTTACTGCTGTATCCTTTAATGCCGAAGAAGATGCATCTTTGGGCAATTATGGAGTTTCCAAAGTTTTAAAAATTTCCGATGAAAGCCTGTCCACATTTAATGCCAAGGCATACGCAGAAGTTTTGGCACAAGCGGCCAAAGCAGAAGATGCCAAGGTAATTATATTGAGCTCCAGTGCAGATACTAAATTTTTAGCACCGATCCTTACCGCTAAACTAAGTGCAGGGTACGTTCCCAATGTCGTAGCCGCTCCTGAGAGCACATCACCTTTTGTAGTAAAACGAACGGCATTCAGTAATAAAGGATTTGCCATGACCGAGATTTCGGCAGAAACCAAGATTATTGGCGTATCCAGCAATGCCTTCGGAATTGTGGAAAACAACGTTCCGGTCTCGGTGGAAGAATTCTCCGCCAATTTGGGAGATGGGAGCTTTAATGTAAAATCTGTGGAAGTGGACAGAGTGGTCGGCAAAGCAACAATTGCCGATGCCGATATCGTAGTTTCCGGTGGACGTGGCCTAAAAGGACCAGAAAACTGGGGCATGGTAGAAGAACTAGCGGATGTTTTGGGCGCGGCAACAGCATGCTCCAAGCCGGTTTCGGATATGGGATGGCGCCCGCACAGTGAGCACGTAGGCCAAACAGGAAAGCCAGTTGCAAGCAACCTCTACATCGCGATCGGTATTTCCGGGGCCATACAACATTTGGCAGGAATCAACGCTTCCAAAGTAAAAGTGGTAATCAATAATGACCCTGAAGCGCCTTTCTTTAAGGCTGCGGATTACGGAGTCGTGGGCGATGCCTTCGAGGTAGTGCCCCAGCTGATAGAAAAATTAAAAGAATTTAAAGCCCAAAACGCTTAA
- a CDS encoding pyruvate dehydrogenase complex E1 component subunit beta — MKTLQFREAVAEAMSEEMRRDDTIYLMGEEVAEYNGAYKASKGMLDEFGPERVIDTPISELGFAGIGVGSAMNGNRPIIEFMTFNFSLVGIDQIINNAAKIRQMSGGQFNCPIVFRGPTASAGQLAATHSQAFESWYANTPGLKVVVPSNPADAKGLLKSAIRDDDPVIFMESEQMYGDKGEVPEGEYTIPLGVADIKREGTDVTIVSFGKIIKEAYKAADELEKEGISCEIIDLRTVRPMDHETILTSVKKTNRMVILEEAWPFGNVATEIIYHVQDKAFDYLDAPIVKLNTADTPAPYSPVLLAEWLPNHEDVIKAVKKVLYKL, encoded by the coding sequence ATGAAAACATTACAGTTTAGGGAGGCAGTAGCCGAGGCTATGTCCGAAGAAATGCGAAGAGATGATACCATTTACCTAATGGGCGAGGAGGTAGCCGAATATAATGGGGCTTACAAGGCTTCCAAGGGCATGTTGGACGAGTTTGGGCCGGAGCGTGTGATCGATACACCGATTTCCGAGTTGGGATTTGCCGGTATCGGCGTGGGTTCTGCTATGAACGGAAACAGACCTATCATTGAATTTATGACGTTCAATTTCTCATTGGTAGGAATTGATCAAATTATAAACAACGCTGCCAAGATTCGTCAGATGTCAGGTGGTCAGTTTAATTGCCCTATCGTATTTAGAGGGCCTACCGCCTCTGCAGGACAGTTGGCCGCGACACACTCCCAGGCTTTCGAAAGCTGGTACGCCAACACTCCTGGGCTAAAAGTTGTTGTTCCTTCGAATCCGGCGGACGCCAAGGGACTGTTGAAATCTGCCATTCGAGATGACGACCCTGTGATTTTTATGGAATCGGAACAAATGTATGGGGATAAAGGCGAAGTCCCAGAAGGTGAGTATACCATACCTTTGGGGGTTGCCGACATTAAAAGGGAAGGTACCGATGTAACCATTGTTTCCTTTGGAAAAATCATTAAAGAAGCATACAAGGCTGCCGATGAGTTGGAAAAAGAAGGTATTTCTTGTGAGATAATCGATTTGAGAACCGTGCGTCCCATGGACCACGAGACCATCTTGACCTCTGTTAAGAAAACCAATAGAATGGTAATTTTGGAAGAGGCATGGCCATTCGGGAACGTAGCAACCGAGATTATCTATCACGTTCAGGACAAGGCATTCGATTATTTAGATGCCCCGATCGTAAAATTGAACACAGCTGACACCCCTGCGCCATACTCACCAGTGCTTTTGGCAGAATGGTTGCCAAATCACGAAGATGTGATAAAGGCTGTTAAGAAAGTGTTATACAAGCTTTAG
- a CDS encoding bifunctional nuclease family protein: MSLVRLKIKGISYSQTQNGAYALILNEEDGDRKLPIVIGAFEAQSIAIALEKEIKPPRPLTHDLFKNFADRFKIVVKQVIIHKLVDGVFYSSLICERDEEEEIIDARTSDAIALALRFNAPIFTYKTILDKAGIFLKFSSKEKDEDENDSIMVDEILQEGEAVEIESGSDTHGYREMSLQELHQELEKAVASEDYEKAAKLRDEISKRK, from the coding sequence ATGAGTTTAGTACGATTAAAAATAAAGGGGATTTCCTATAGCCAAACACAAAATGGCGCATACGCCCTTATTTTGAATGAAGAGGATGGAGACAGAAAACTTCCCATCGTTATAGGTGCTTTTGAAGCGCAGTCCATTGCCATTGCATTGGAAAAAGAAATAAAACCACCACGCCCCTTGACACACGATCTGTTCAAGAATTTTGCCGACAGATTTAAGATCGTGGTAAAACAAGTGATCATACATAAATTGGTAGATGGTGTTTTTTATTCCAGCCTAATTTGCGAAAGGGATGAAGAAGAGGAAATTATAGATGCTCGAACCAGTGATGCCATTGCATTGGCACTTAGGTTCAATGCTCCGATATTTACCTACAAAACCATATTGGACAAGGCAGGCATTTTCCTAAAATTTTCATCCAAGGAAAAGGACGAAGATGAGAATGATAGTATTATGGTAGATGAAATACTCCAAGAAGGTGAAGCTGTCGAAATAGAATCAGGCTCCGACACCCACGGATACCGAGAAATGTCCCTCCAGGAACTTCATCAAGAATTGGAAAAAGCAGTGGCCAGTGAAGACTACGAGAAAGCGGCCAAATTAAGGGATGAAATTTCCAAGCGCAAATAA